The genomic region ACGGAAATAAGCAATTAAATCTTTGATCTCTTTACGTTGGTAGAACGAAGTACCACCATATAGCTTGTAAGGAATTCCTAATTTACGCAGAGCCTCCTCCAAGGAACGAGACTGCGCATTCGTGCGATATAAAATCGAGAAATCCTTATACTTTAACCCTTTCAGCGACTTTTCCTGCGATATGCCCTCAGCAACAATCTTTCCCTCCTCATTATCCGAAAAAGCACGGGTAACTTTTATCTTCTCACCTTCCTCGTTATCCGAGAAGACGTTCTTTTCTAACTGATTCTTATTATTTGCGATAATACTGTTCGCAGCATTCACGATCATCTTCGTCGAGCGGTAATTCTGCTCCAACTTAAAGACCTTCACATCCGGATAATCCTTCTGAAAGTTCAAGATGTTCTGAATATTAGCACCCCGGAAAGCGTAGATACTTTGCGCATCATCCCCCACCACACAGATATTCTCGTTCACCGCAGCTAATCGTTTAACGATCAAGTACTGCGAGAAGTTGGTATCCTGATACTCATCCACCATCAAGTATCTGAACTGATGCTGATACTTATGCAGCACCTCCGGATACTTGTTCAACAGCACATTTGTTTTGAACAATAAATCGTCAAAGTCCATAGCTCCCGCGCGGTAACAACGTTGTGCATAGGTCAAATAGATTTCACCCATCTGAGGCCTACCGTTTGAAATATCCTCCGCCTTGATCGCTTCGTTTTTGTTGTATTCCTGAGGCGAGATCAAGTTGTTCTTCGCCGATGAAATACGACCATACACATGGTTAACATTGTAGAGTTTATCGTCCAGATTCATCTCCTTAAGGATCGAACGTAACAGGCTCTTCGTATCATCCGTATCGTAGATGGTAAAATTACGGGGATAACCAATCAGCTCCGCTTCCACCCGCAAAATACGAGCGAACACCGAGTGGAAAGTTCCCATCCAAATATTCTTCGCTTCCGACCCAACGACCTTCATGATACGCTCGCGCATCTCCTTGGCAGCCTTGTTGGTAAAGGTAAGCACCAATATATTAAAAGGGTCCACACCCTTTTGAATAAGGTGTGCAACTCGATATGTAATTACGCGTGTTTTCCCTGATCCGGCACCAGCAACAATCATCACTGGTCCTTCTGTTTGTTCTACGGCAGCCCGCTGCGAGGGATTTAATCCTGCTAAAAAATCCAAAATTGTCTCCTAATTTTAACTTATGTATAGCCTCTACTAAGGGGGAATCAAAAATAAGAAAAAAAACTCAGAAATAGTACTTAGTACTTAGTAGTTAGTAGTTAGTAGTTAGTAGTTAGACCCAGGAAGGGAAGGATGCAAGGATTAACAGGATCCTGCTCATCCTTGCATCCTTCCTTTCCTGGTTCAAGACAACACGTCCGATCCTGTCAATCCTTTTTTTATGGTTCAGACAACAGACATCAGACATTAGATATCAGACCCGTTCCTGTCAATCCTTTCAACTCTCCCTCAAAACAAAAAAAACCTGCATTGCTGCAGGTCTAATGTCTTATATCTAACGTCTAATATCTAAATTAAAACGGCGCATCATCCGGCATATCGTTCATTCTGGAAGGCATGGTTATTCCTCCGCCGAAGCTATCAAAGCTGTTGGATGGTGCCATGGCGGACCCAAACCCGCTAGGCAGGTCTGAGAAGCTTCCCGAGTCGCCACCCATTCCGGCGAAGTCATCTTCAAGATCGACGAACTTCACATATTTACCAACGAATTTCAACGGTACAATACCGGTTTCACCGTTACGGTGTTTGGCAATGATTACCTCACCGACACCAGCGGTAGGACGACCCTCCTCGTCTTCCGTAATACCATAGTATTCCGGACGGTAAAGGAACAGCACCATATCCGCATCCTGCTCAATAGATCCCGACTCACGTAAGTCGGATAGCATTGGACGTTTCGAGTTACCCGGACGCGACTCTACCGCACGACTTAACTGCGATAAGGCCAATACCGGAATATTTAACTCTTTCGCTACGGACTTTAATGCACGCGAGATACTACCGATCTCTTGCTCACGGTTACCGCCGCCTTTGCCCTCGCTCTTACCATGCATCAACTGCAAGTAATCGACGATGACCATCTGTATATCATACTGCGCTTTCAAACGACGACATTTCGCACGGAACTCAAAAACGTTCAATGCTGGCGTATCATCAATAATCAATGGCGCTTCTGTCAATCGGCCGATTCTAGAGTGCAATTGCTGCCACTCATGATCCGCCAGATTACCTTTCTTCAATTTCTCCTGTTCAATTTCTGTTTCACCAGCAATCAAACGATTCACCAACTGTACCGAGGACATCTCTAGCGAGAATACCGCCACAGGACGCGAGTGGTCTACCGCAGCATTACGCGCTACTGATAATACGAATGCCGTTTTACCCATCGCCGGACGTGCCGCAATAATCACTAAATCCGAAGGCTGCCATCCCGAAGTCATTCGGTCTAGGGCTGTCAATCCGGAAGGAATACCCGTTAAACCATCGGTACGATCGCGCAACAATTCCAGGGAAGAAATTGCCTCACGCATGATATCATCCATCTTCCGCGAGTCGCGACGTAAGTTATTTTGCGCAATATCAAATAAGGACTTCTCTGCATGATCTAATAAATCGAAGATATCGCTCGTCTCATCATACGAAGAGTTGATAATCTCTGTAGAAACCTTAATCAGCTCCCTTTGTATGTATTTCTGAGAAATAATACGCGCGTGGAATTCTATATTCGCTGCCGAAACGACTCTATCCGTCAACTGCGTAATGTAGTAAGCACCGCCAACCATTTCTAAGGCACCCATTTGTCTCAATTCCGCAACAACCGTTAAAATATCGATTGGCGAAGTCTTTTGAAACAGGTTATAGATTGCCTGGAAAATCTTCTGATGCGACTCCTTATAAAACGAGTCCGGCTTCAAGATATCAATGACCTCACTAAGCGCATTTTTCTCCAACATAAGCGCGCCCAGTACCGCTTCTTCCAAGTCAACAGCTTGAGGAGGCAGCTTACCCAAACCACTCACTAAGTTGTTCAGGCTAGTACGCTTTTTGTTAAAGTTTGCACGGCTAGCTTGGCTAGACATATTGTTCGAATTTTCGTTTTCTACGGACATATCAAATTTAATTTTACGGCTCGATGTTTCCTGACGGGGTAACAAATGTAAGAAAAATAAAACAGCCCCCTCCCACAAGTTTTAAACAGTCAAAATAGGTGCTCCAACAATCATGCTACTGATTTGAAAACTAAGCCCCTAGTATTCCACATCTGATGTGGACAACATGTTAATTTACGAAAAATCAAGCTCATTATCAACTAATTAAAGAAATGTGGATAACCCATAGCGATGTTAATAAGGTTTAGCGCTTCGTGACAGAAGTCACTATTTTGAACCCGTTTTACACTTCAAATTCAAACTCAAGGAGTTAGCCTTTTTGAGGTCTTCTTTCTCTTTAAACTTGTGCTGCAGAAAAATGAAATTTCTGTATACTTTGTTGTATCTTTGCACCTATGTCAAACGATGCTTCTACTGTAAAACCTTATAACCCAGAGGGCGGCAAAAAGGAACAAGTTGCCGATATGTTCAACAACATTTCGAAGACTTACGACCTCTTGAACCGCTTCATGACGATGGGTATCGATACGATTTGGCGCAAAAAAGCCATCAAGCTTTTAAAGCCTCTTCAACCCCAAATGATTCTTGACGTAGCGACGGGCACGGGCGACTTCGCATTGGAGTCTATCCGCATCCTCAACCCAAAGAAAATAATCGGTGTCGATATCTCTCAGGGCATGTTAGACGTTGCAGCAGAGAAAGCAAAGAAAAAGGGCGTAGAAAGCCAATTCGAAGTACGCTTAGGCGACTCCGAGAGCCTACCGTTTGAAGACAATACCTTTGATGCCGTTACGGTAGCCTTTGGTGTGCGCAACTTTGAAAACCTAGAACAAGGACTTTCTGACATCCGCCGAGTTTTAAAACCAGGCGGTAAAGCCATCATATTGGAATTATCGAACCCAACAGCATTTCCGATTAAGCAATTGTTCAACTTTTACTTCCATAAAGTTGTTCCAGCAATGGGAAAGGTAATCTCGAAAGACAACCGTGCCTATGAATACCTTCCGGAATCGGTAGCGAAGTTCCCCGATGGGCAACGCTTTGCTGCCATCACCGATAAAGTAGGTTTTGCATCTTGCAAGGTTCGTCCGCAGACCTTCGGCTTCTGCACCATCTATGAATGTAATAAATAGCTAAACGCTCAAAATATATAAACAAGGCCAATGAGAACAGTATTAATCACAGGGGCCAGCTCCGGAATTGGTGCAGCATGTGCTTTAGAGTTGGCAAAAGACACGAATTATCGCCTACTATTATGTGCGCGCCGTGTCGATCGCCTGGAGGAATTAACTTCCAAAATCAAACAGATCAATCCTTCTTGCGAGGTTCATACCTTTAAACTCGATGTTCGCAATGCCGACGAGGTAGAAACGACCCTGTCGAATATCCCTGCGGAATGGAAAAACATAGACGTTTTAATCAACAATGCAGGCCTTAGTCAAGGATTAGACCCTATTCAAACTGGGGAT from Sphingobacterium sp. BN32 harbors:
- a CDS encoding ATP-dependent helicase, whose amino-acid sequence is MDFLAGLNPSQRAAVEQTEGPVMIVAGAGSGKTRVITYRVAHLIQKGVDPFNILVLTFTNKAAKEMRERIMKVVGSEAKNIWMGTFHSVFARILRVEAELIGYPRNFTIYDTDDTKSLLRSILKEMNLDDKLYNVNHVYGRISSAKNNLISPQEYNKNEAIKAEDISNGRPQMGEIYLTYAQRCYRAGAMDFDDLLFKTNVLLNKYPEVLHKYQHQFRYLMVDEYQDTNFSQYLIVKRLAAVNENICVVGDDAQSIYAFRGANIQNILNFQKDYPDVKVFKLEQNYRSTKMIVNAANSIIANNKNQLEKNVFSDNEEGEKIKVTRAFSDNEEGKIVAEGISQEKSLKGLKYKDFSILYRTNAQSRSLEEALRKLGIPYKLYGGTSFYQRKEIKDLIAYFRLTFNPNDEEALKRVINYPRRGIGDTTVERIMVVADQQQIRLWDVVANAQMFLDGRSAGSVGNFGTMIQSFQALAKTNSAFDTAMHIAQHSGILKELYEDKSVEGLSRYENIQELLNGIKEFSEREDLEEKGLDIFMQDIALLTNDDNDKDPNADTVSLMTIHSSKGLEFPVVFIVGLEENLFPSQLSLNSRTELEEERRLFYVAVTRAEKKLFLSYATSRYRWGTLNNCEPSRFLDELNPACLDLDFKPRLNSGGGSEDFSSERVTWQRKESSGDVFSKPKPKVVKTTSILPKAHVPTAGFAPSDTSGLQVGMEVEHERFGFGKVINLEGNKPDIKATIFFKELGQKQLLLKFAKLRILE
- the dnaB gene encoding replicative DNA helicase, whose product is MSVENENSNNMSSQASRANFNKKRTSLNNLVSGLGKLPPQAVDLEEAVLGALMLEKNALSEVIDILKPDSFYKESHQKIFQAIYNLFQKTSPIDILTVVAELRQMGALEMVGGAYYITQLTDRVVSAANIEFHARIISQKYIQRELIKVSTEIINSSYDETSDIFDLLDHAEKSLFDIAQNNLRRDSRKMDDIMREAISSLELLRDRTDGLTGIPSGLTALDRMTSGWQPSDLVIIAARPAMGKTAFVLSVARNAAVDHSRPVAVFSLEMSSVQLVNRLIAGETEIEQEKLKKGNLADHEWQQLHSRIGRLTEAPLIIDDTPALNVFEFRAKCRRLKAQYDIQMVIVDYLQLMHGKSEGKGGGNREQEIGSISRALKSVAKELNIPVLALSQLSRAVESRPGNSKRPMLSDLRESGSIEQDADMVLFLYRPEYYGITEDEEGRPTAGVGEVIIAKHRNGETGIVPLKFVGKYVKFVDLEDDFAGMGGDSGSFSDLPSGFGSAMAPSNSFDSFGGGITMPSRMNDMPDDAPF
- the ubiE gene encoding bifunctional demethylmenaquinone methyltransferase/2-methoxy-6-polyprenyl-1,4-benzoquinol methylase UbiE, whose product is MSNDASTVKPYNPEGGKKEQVADMFNNISKTYDLLNRFMTMGIDTIWRKKAIKLLKPLQPQMILDVATGTGDFALESIRILNPKKIIGVDISQGMLDVAAEKAKKKGVESQFEVRLGDSESLPFEDNTFDAVTVAFGVRNFENLEQGLSDIRRVLKPGGKAIILELSNPTAFPIKQLFNFYFHKVVPAMGKVISKDNRAYEYLPESVAKFPDGQRFAAITDKVGFASCKVRPQTFGFCTIYECNK